In one Catenovulum adriaticum genomic region, the following are encoded:
- a CDS encoding RNA polymerase factor sigma-54, which yields MKQSIQLKFGQHLTMTPQLQQAIRLLQLSSLDLQQEIQEALDGNPLLETDEPQDDFESLEEYNQTKKQKEDQNRKENNNQENGEQDEYSVRDSHDEMTNQDIPDQLPTDSTWDDHFTQGSSSNSSSSNYSSDEDTVYQGETIDSIRDHLLWQMDLTPFSPLDRGIAIAIIDAIDDSGYLTVSAEDILESLGNEEVELDEVECVLKRIQVFDPIGVASRTTQECLLIQLNQFADDTPWLNEAKLVIKNYIALLGNRDYRTLLRKAKLKEDDLKQIMKLIQSLNPRPGNSVVAEEAQYIVPDVSVKKIKNKWIVELNPESVPKLRLNAEYAAMSKTARNTADSQFIRSHMQEAKWFIKSLESRNETLLKVARCIVKQQQDFFEHGEEAMKPMVLNDVAEEVEMHESTISRVTTQKYLHTPAGIFELKYFFSSHVSTENGGECSSTAIRALIKKLVSAENPAKPLSDSKIAELLADQGIKVARRTIAKYRESLSIPPSNQRKSLL from the coding sequence ATGAAGCAATCAATTCAGTTAAAATTTGGTCAGCATTTAACCATGACTCCTCAATTGCAGCAGGCGATTCGTCTACTGCAACTGTCATCGTTAGACCTACAACAAGAAATTCAAGAAGCGCTTGATGGCAATCCGCTTTTAGAAACGGATGAACCACAGGACGACTTCGAATCGCTTGAAGAATATAACCAGACCAAAAAACAAAAAGAAGATCAAAACCGCAAAGAAAATAACAACCAAGAAAACGGCGAACAAGATGAATATTCGGTTCGTGATAGTCATGATGAAATGACTAATCAGGATATTCCCGATCAACTACCAACTGATAGCACATGGGACGACCATTTCACTCAAGGCAGTAGCAGTAATTCAAGTTCAAGCAACTACAGCTCAGATGAAGATACCGTTTACCAAGGCGAAACCATAGACTCGATCCGAGATCACCTTTTATGGCAAATGGATTTAACCCCCTTTTCTCCACTCGATCGTGGCATCGCCATAGCCATCATTGATGCAATTGATGATTCAGGCTACCTGACTGTCAGCGCAGAAGATATTTTAGAAAGCTTAGGCAATGAAGAAGTAGAGTTAGATGAGGTAGAGTGCGTACTTAAACGCATTCAAGTATTTGACCCGATAGGTGTCGCATCTCGAACCACACAAGAGTGCTTATTAATTCAATTAAACCAATTCGCTGACGACACACCATGGCTAAATGAAGCTAAGTTAGTCATCAAAAATTACATTGCCCTACTAGGCAACCGTGATTATCGAACGTTATTAAGAAAAGCCAAGCTAAAAGAAGATGACTTAAAACAAATCATGAAGCTGATACAATCGTTAAACCCAAGACCGGGTAATAGCGTTGTCGCAGAAGAGGCTCAATACATTGTGCCTGACGTCTCAGTTAAAAAGATAAAAAATAAATGGATTGTAGAGCTAAATCCAGAAAGTGTGCCTAAACTTAGGTTAAACGCAGAATATGCAGCTATGTCAAAAACAGCTCGTAATACGGCCGATAGCCAGTTTATTCGCTCACATATGCAAGAAGCCAAATGGTTTATAAAAAGTTTAGAAAGCCGAAATGAGACTTTACTTAAAGTTGCGCGTTGTATTGTAAAACAACAACAAGATTTTTTTGAACATGGCGAAGAAGCCATGAAACCTATGGTGCTGAATGATGTTGCCGAAGAAGTAGAAATGCACGAATCAACTATTTCACGAGTAACAACGCAAAAATACTTACATACTCCAGCCGGTATTTTTGAATTGAAGTATTTCTTCTCAAGCCATGTCAGCACTGAAAACGGTGGGGAGTGTTCATCGACCGCGATTAGGGCACTTATCAAAAAACTTGTTTCTGCTGAAAACCCAGCAAAGCCGTTAAGTGATAGCAAGATAGCTGAATTGCTAGCCGACCAAGGTATAAAAGTGGCTCGTAGAACCATTGCTAAATACCGAGAGTCGCTATCTATTCCGCCATCTAATCAACGAAAAAGCCTATTGTAG
- a CDS encoding response regulator, which yields MISNKKRSIRPEKVLIVDDSRIMRDFLRNMLVELGFNHFIEASSARDALFKYEVDQPHFIFLDIELGEDNGLDIFKTILDQDKEAKVTIISAHSTVDNVKQAMQLGAKGFLVKPFNPTKLVSAVKNMSLV from the coding sequence ATGATTTCAAATAAAAAACGCTCAATTAGACCTGAAAAAGTACTCATTGTAGATGACTCTCGGATTATGAGAGATTTTTTAAGAAATATGCTGGTTGAGCTAGGCTTTAATCACTTTATCGAAGCAAGTAGTGCTAGAGATGCACTATTTAAATACGAAGTTGACCAACCTCACTTTATTTTTTTAGACATTGAATTGGGTGAGGATAATGGTTTAGATATTTTTAAAACTATTCTTGATCAAGATAAAGAGGCTAAAGTGACAATTATTTCGGCCCATTCTACTGTAGATAATGTAAAACAGGCGATGCAGTTGGGAGCAAAAGGTTTTCTGGTTAAGCCATTTAACCCAACAAAATTAGTCTCAGCGGTTAAAAATATGAGTCTGGTTTAA
- the ptsN gene encoding PTS IIA-like nitrogen regulatory protein PtsN: MDIQSFLSLDCTASAVPVTSKKRVLELISQIAAKQLTAVPEQEILDALMQRERLGSTGIGNGIALPHGRLAHSDQTVAVLITAETAISYDAIDNQPVNVFFALLVPEAECKAHLKSLAAVAEKLSDKAILKKIRTAQTNQELYQAITE, translated from the coding sequence ATGGATATTCAATCTTTTTTAAGCTTGGACTGCACTGCTAGTGCAGTCCCTGTAACCAGTAAAAAACGAGTACTAGAACTCATCAGTCAAATTGCGGCTAAGCAACTCACCGCAGTTCCAGAACAAGAAATTTTAGATGCGCTTATGCAACGTGAACGGTTAGGCAGCACAGGTATAGGTAATGGCATTGCCCTACCCCATGGCCGATTAGCTCATTCAGATCAAACGGTTGCGGTATTAATAACAGCAGAAACTGCAATTAGCTACGATGCAATTGATAACCAACCAGTGAATGTATTTTTTGCCTTACTAGTACCTGAAGCAGAATGTAAAGCGCATTTAAAATCCCTTGCGGCTGTCGCAGAAAAACTTTCTGACAAAGCGATTTTAAAAAAAATCAGAACAGCACAAACCAACCAAGAGCTATATCAAGCTATTACGGAATAA
- the lptA gene encoding lipopolysaccharide transport periplasmic protein LptA, translating into MLNKQLVLGLIALHFNSFALESDFKENIVIDAQNQQLDIKTNTLTFSGKVEVSQGSLLMQSSKLQVLKGLNPEQDQDILIATGSPAHYQQELENGAVLTAKANQIHYRVDDRILTLTGNAQIAQQGSQVSGDKIEYNLTLQKLVASSEQTSGNRVRTVLTPKSDD; encoded by the coding sequence TTGTTAAATAAACAGCTCGTACTAGGCCTAATTGCCCTACATTTTAATAGCTTTGCCCTTGAATCAGATTTTAAGGAAAATATTGTTATTGATGCGCAAAATCAACAATTAGATATAAAAACTAATACCTTAACCTTTAGTGGCAAAGTGGAAGTGTCACAAGGTTCTTTATTGATGCAATCATCCAAATTGCAAGTTTTGAAAGGCCTAAACCCTGAACAAGATCAAGATATATTGATTGCAACTGGTAGCCCTGCGCACTATCAACAAGAGCTTGAAAACGGCGCGGTACTAACAGCCAAAGCAAATCAAATTCATTACCGAGTAGACGATCGAATATTAACCTTAACGGGTAACGCACAAATTGCACAGCAAGGTAGCCAAGTGAGTGGTGATAAAATTGAATATAATTTAACACTCCAAAAATTAGTGGCTTCATCCGAACAAACTAGTGGTAACCGAGTCAGAACCGTACTAACTCCAAAAAGTGATGATTAA
- the mgtE gene encoding magnesium transporter gives MPEAYEHSLSNQTLLELTAALNRGMFVHVRNALHNMPAVDVAFILESTPVKTRFAFWQLIDSEFHGEILEELSEDVRTSIVRQMMPEAVAEATEGMDTDDLAQVLRSLPDELYQEVLNSLDHQDRHRAEAALAYEEFTAGSVMNTDTVTIRPDVTVEVVLRYLRMRAELPKNTDSLYVVDQDDILIGEVSLNQLVTSRPDLLIAQLMNTEVNPIAATMPETEAAQQFERYNWVSAAVVDEQNHLLGRITIDDMVDIIREDAEHSMMSMAGLDDEEDTFAPVVQSTKKRSIWLGVNLLTALLAATVSNFFEDILSQLAVLAILNTIVPSMGGVAGNQTLTLVIRAMALGQVLPTNTRSLLLKELTIGFLNGIIWAVLIAGIVGVWKQDITLAAVIAFAMLMNMLAAGIAGVTIPLLLKKFNIDPALAGSVILTTVTDIIGIFAFLGSAALLLS, from the coding sequence ATGCCAGAAGCCTACGAGCATAGCTTATCTAATCAAACATTACTTGAATTAACCGCGGCGTTAAATCGCGGAATGTTTGTTCATGTTCGTAATGCGCTGCATAATATGCCGGCGGTTGATGTTGCCTTTATTTTAGAGTCAACGCCTGTAAAAACCCGTTTTGCATTTTGGCAATTAATTGATTCAGAGTTTCACGGTGAAATACTAGAAGAACTCAGTGAAGATGTAAGAACCAGCATTGTTCGTCAAATGATGCCAGAAGCGGTTGCAGAAGCAACCGAAGGCATGGACACGGATGACCTAGCACAAGTACTCCGAAGCTTACCTGATGAACTCTACCAAGAAGTACTAAATTCACTTGATCATCAAGATAGACACAGAGCAGAAGCCGCCCTAGCCTACGAAGAATTTACTGCGGGCTCGGTAATGAATACAGATACGGTAACGATCAGACCAGACGTAACCGTAGAAGTTGTACTGCGTTATTTAAGAATGCGTGCGGAGTTGCCTAAAAATACCGACAGTTTATATGTGGTTGATCAAGATGATATTTTAATTGGTGAAGTTAGCTTAAACCAGCTTGTCACATCTAGACCTGATTTATTAATTGCCCAATTAATGAATACAGAAGTTAACCCAATTGCTGCCACTATGCCTGAAACTGAAGCTGCACAGCAATTTGAACGTTACAACTGGGTTTCAGCTGCAGTCGTCGATGAGCAAAATCATTTATTAGGCCGGATCACCATTGATGATATGGTCGATATTATTCGTGAAGATGCTGAGCACTCTATGATGAGCATGGCGGGTCTCGATGATGAAGAAGATACCTTCGCGCCCGTAGTGCAAAGTACTAAAAAGCGTTCAATTTGGTTAGGCGTTAATCTATTAACTGCGTTGTTGGCTGCCACTGTTTCTAATTTTTTCGAAGATATTTTAAGTCAACTTGCCGTATTAGCTATTTTAAATACCATAGTGCCAAGCATGGGTGGGGTAGCTGGTAATCAAACGTTAACACTAGTCATTAGAGCAATGGCCCTGGGCCAAGTATTACCAACAAATACCAGAAGTCTATTACTAAAAGAGCTTACCATCGGTTTTTTAAACGGGATCATTTGGGCTGTACTTATTGCTGGTATTGTTGGCGTTTGGAAACAAGATATCACGCTTGCGGCGGTTATCGCGTTTGCAATGCTAATGAACATGCTTGCCGCTGGTATTGCGGGCGTAACAATCCCGCTATTATTAAAGAAATTTAATATAGACCCTGCATTGGCTGGCAGTGTCATCTTAACCACAGTAACTGATATTATTGGTATTTTTGCCTTTTTAGGCAGTGCAGCTTTATTGCTTAGCTAG
- the pmbA gene encoding metalloprotease PmbA yields MLEEMNQVRQAVEDALALAKKLGATDAEVSMSKQQGLSVGCRLQEVETVEFDYGGALGIAVWFGKRKGSASTSDLSSQALKKTVEAACNIAKYTSEDPCSGIADPSLMVTEIPDLDLYHPADINSDKAIEIALACEKAGLDQDKRIENSDGASFSSHQGFKVYGNSTGLVAAYPSSRHNLSCALIGRDGEDMQRDYAYTLSRVFDHLDSPEQVGKAAAKEVLARLNPRKAATAKVPVLFNSEIASSLFGHFISGISGGNLYRKASFLLDALDTQVFPEWLNIVEDPFIKQGLSSRAFDSEGVATHKRNIVENGTLNTWLLTSYAARKMNLTATGHAGGIHNWLISSGGGDFAAMLKKLGTGLLVTEMMGQGVNVVTGDYSRGAAGFWVENGIIQYPVSEITIAGKLTEMFKNIVAVGDDIDTKGSIQCGSVLVEEMQVAGN; encoded by the coding sequence ATGCTTGAAGAAATGAATCAGGTTCGCCAAGCGGTTGAAGATGCTCTCGCTTTGGCCAAAAAGCTCGGTGCGACCGATGCTGAAGTCTCTATGTCGAAACAACAAGGTTTATCAGTTGGTTGTCGGTTACAGGAAGTTGAAACCGTTGAGTTTGATTATGGCGGCGCTTTGGGGATTGCGGTTTGGTTTGGTAAACGTAAAGGCAGCGCGTCAACCTCTGATTTATCTAGCCAAGCATTGAAAAAAACAGTTGAAGCCGCTTGTAATATAGCTAAATACACTTCAGAAGACCCTTGTTCAGGTATTGCAGATCCTAGCTTGATGGTCACCGAAATTCCCGACTTAGATTTGTATCATCCGGCTGATATTAATTCAGACAAAGCCATTGAAATTGCACTTGCTTGTGAAAAAGCAGGGTTAGATCAAGATAAGCGAATTGAAAACAGTGATGGTGCGTCTTTTTCATCTCATCAGGGTTTTAAAGTATATGGAAACAGTACTGGTTTAGTGGCAGCTTATCCAAGCTCTCGGCATAACTTAAGTTGTGCTTTGATTGGCCGAGATGGTGAAGATATGCAGCGCGATTATGCGTATACATTGTCTAGGGTATTTGATCACTTAGATTCACCTGAGCAGGTAGGTAAAGCGGCAGCAAAAGAAGTGTTAGCACGTTTGAATCCTCGAAAAGCGGCAACTGCAAAAGTACCTGTTTTGTTTAATAGCGAAATTGCCAGTAGTTTGTTTGGTCACTTTATTAGTGGTATTAGTGGCGGTAATTTATATCGTAAAGCTTCTTTTTTATTAGATGCGCTCGATACCCAAGTATTTCCAGAGTGGCTTAATATTGTTGAAGACCCTTTTATCAAACAAGGCTTATCAAGCCGAGCGTTTGATTCAGAAGGCGTCGCAACACATAAGCGCAATATTGTTGAAAACGGCACGCTCAATACGTGGTTACTAACATCATACGCGGCTCGTAAAATGAATTTAACGGCTACCGGCCATGCTGGCGGTATTCATAACTGGTTAATTAGTTCGGGCGGTGGCGATTTTGCAGCCATGCTGAAAAAACTAGGAACGGGTTTGTTGGTTACCGAAATGATGGGGCAAGGGGTTAATGTTGTTACCGGTGATTATTCAAGAGGTGCAGCTGGCTTTTGGGTTGAAAATGGTATTATTCAATATCCAGTTAGTGAGATTACGATTGCAGGAAAATTAACTGAGATGTTTAAAAACATTGTTGCAGTCGGTGATGATATTGATACTAAAGGTAGCATTCAATGTGGCTCTGTGTTAGTTGAAGAAATGCAGGTTGCGGGCAACTAA
- the hpf gene encoding ribosome hibernation promoting factor, translated as MQINLTGHHVDITTALRDYVDTKFAKLERHFDHINNVHVILNVEKLSQTAEATLHLSGGEVFANAEHTDMYAAIDSLINKLDRQVIKHKEKMKHH; from the coding sequence ATGCAAATCAATTTAACTGGTCATCATGTCGATATCACAACTGCATTACGTGATTATGTCGATACCAAGTTTGCCAAGCTAGAACGCCATTTTGATCATATCAACAATGTGCATGTTATCCTGAATGTTGAGAAGCTAAGCCAGACTGCTGAAGCAACCTTACACTTATCAGGCGGAGAAGTATTCGCCAATGCCGAGCATACCGATATGTATGCTGCAATTGATTCCCTTATCAATAAACTTGATAGACAAGTCATTAAACACAAAGAGAAAATGAAGCATCATTAA
- a CDS encoding Tex family protein, with amino-acid sequence MTDIVKLIAAEIGVQTQQVNAAVELLDGGATVPFVARYRKEATGGLDDTQLRTLESRLGYLRELADRRSVILRSIDEQGKLTDSLAKSIEQAQSKTDLEELYLPYKPKRRTKGQIAIEAGIEPLVDEILADLNTNPEASAQQYINAEQGFNDEKSVLEGARFILMERFAVEAPLLKKIRQYLTQNATIDAKVISGKEKEAAKFSDYFEFSEAVKQIPSHRALAIFRGRNEGYLALSLNADPNKPEQQVGSVVEVMIAEYFNFTWSGRAAEAFLKQAISWAWRVKIQTHMETELFADVREKAESEAISVFATNLKDLLMAAPAGDKVTMGLDPGIRTGVKIAIVDKTGKLLDTATIFPHPPQNAWDKSKRTLANLVKQHKVELISIGNGTGSRETDKLVTELLKQEPELKINKIMVSEAGASVYSASETAAIEFPNLDVSLRGAVSIARRLQDPLAELVKIEPKSIGVGQYQHDVNQSALSKSLNSVIEDCVNAVGVDLNTASVPLLTRVSGLTKTMAQNVVDFRDAQGRFQSRSELKKVSRLGPKAFEQCAGFLRIIGGDNPLDASSVHPEAYPVVEKILAANDEVVTSLMGNSAKLKALDPNEYTDQQFGLPTVKDIVAELDKPGRDPRPEFKTATFKEGVDTINDLVVGMTLEGVVTNVTNFGAFIDVGVHQDGLVHISAMSENFIDDPRKVVKAGDIVKVKVIEVDAPRKRIGFTMRLSDKIDNTSKPDRTATNKPQAKKPGQRPAHAKSGGHKSHGGNGMMGNAFAEAFAKAKQK; translated from the coding sequence ATGACAGATATTGTAAAACTGATCGCTGCAGAAATTGGGGTTCAAACACAGCAAGTAAATGCAGCTGTAGAACTATTAGATGGCGGAGCCACGGTTCCTTTTGTTGCTCGTTATCGTAAAGAAGCAACGGGTGGATTAGATGACACTCAACTGCGAACATTAGAGTCAAGATTAGGCTACTTACGAGAGTTAGCGGACCGCCGAAGTGTTATTTTACGCAGCATCGATGAGCAAGGGAAACTGACTGATTCGCTTGCTAAATCGATAGAGCAAGCACAAAGTAAAACCGATCTAGAAGAGCTATATTTACCTTACAAACCTAAAAGACGTACTAAAGGTCAAATCGCGATTGAAGCTGGTATTGAGCCTTTAGTTGATGAAATTTTAGCAGACTTAAATACTAACCCTGAGGCATCAGCTCAACAATATATTAATGCCGAGCAGGGCTTTAATGACGAAAAATCTGTGCTAGAAGGCGCTCGTTTTATTTTAATGGAGCGCTTTGCAGTTGAAGCCCCGTTACTTAAAAAAATTCGTCAATATTTAACTCAAAATGCAACGATAGATGCCAAAGTGATTAGCGGAAAAGAAAAAGAAGCGGCTAAGTTTAGTGACTATTTTGAATTTAGTGAAGCGGTAAAACAAATCCCTTCGCACAGAGCTTTGGCCATTTTTAGAGGTCGTAACGAAGGTTACTTAGCGTTGAGCTTAAATGCTGATCCAAATAAACCAGAGCAACAAGTTGGCTCTGTGGTTGAAGTTATGATTGCCGAATACTTTAACTTTACCTGGTCTGGCAGAGCAGCTGAAGCCTTTTTAAAACAAGCAATTAGCTGGGCATGGCGAGTTAAAATTCAAACCCATATGGAAACTGAATTATTTGCTGACGTTCGAGAAAAAGCAGAATCAGAAGCGATTTCTGTATTCGCAACTAACCTGAAAGATTTGTTAATGGCGGCACCTGCTGGTGATAAAGTAACTATGGGGTTAGATCCTGGGATTCGAACTGGGGTAAAAATTGCGATTGTTGATAAAACGGGAAAGTTACTCGATACGGCAACTATTTTTCCACACCCACCACAGAACGCTTGGGATAAAAGTAAGCGAACACTTGCCAACCTAGTTAAGCAACATAAAGTTGAGCTCATTAGTATTGGTAATGGAACGGGTTCTCGTGAAACTGATAAACTAGTTACTGAATTACTTAAACAAGAACCTGAACTTAAAATTAATAAAATTATGGTCAGCGAAGCGGGTGCGTCTGTTTATTCGGCATCTGAAACGGCTGCGATTGAGTTCCCAAATTTAGATGTTTCATTACGTGGCGCTGTTTCTATCGCAAGACGTTTGCAGGATCCATTAGCTGAATTGGTAAAAATTGAGCCTAAATCTATAGGTGTTGGCCAGTACCAGCATGATGTTAACCAAAGTGCGTTGTCTAAGTCGTTAAACTCTGTAATTGAAGATTGCGTAAATGCCGTTGGGGTTGATTTAAACACAGCTTCAGTTCCTTTACTCACTAGAGTATCCGGTTTAACAAAAACGATGGCTCAAAATGTGGTTGATTTTAGAGATGCTCAAGGGCGTTTTCAGTCACGTTCAGAACTTAAAAAGGTATCACGCTTAGGGCCAAAAGCGTTTGAGCAGTGTGCAGGCTTTTTGCGAATTATTGGTGGGGATAATCCACTAGACGCCTCTTCAGTTCATCCTGAAGCTTATCCTGTGGTTGAAAAGATATTAGCTGCCAACGATGAAGTAGTGACTAGCTTAATGGGTAATAGCGCTAAGCTAAAAGCTTTAGACCCTAATGAATATACTGATCAGCAGTTTGGTTTGCCGACCGTTAAAGATATTGTGGCTGAGCTTGATAAACCTGGCCGAGATCCTAGACCTGAATTTAAAACTGCTACCTTTAAAGAAGGCGTTGATACGATTAATGATTTAGTCGTGGGGATGACACTGGAAGGGGTTGTGACTAATGTAACAAATTTTGGTGCTTTTATTGATGTGGGAGTCCATCAGGATGGTTTGGTGCATATTTCGGCGATGTCTGAAAACTTTATTGATGACCCTCGCAAAGTTGTTAAAGCAGGTGATATTGTTAAAGTTAAGGTGATTGAAGTAGACGCGCCGCGTAAACGGATTGGTTTTACAATGAGACTCAGCGATAAAATTGATAATACCTCTAAACCAGACAGAACCGCTACTAATAAGCCACAAGCTAAAAAGCCAGGACAACGACCTGCACATGCTAAAAGTGGTGGTCATAAAAGCCATGGTGGAAATGGAATGATGGGTAATGCCTTTGCTGAGGCCTTTGCTAAAGCTAAGCAAAAATAA
- the yjgA gene encoding ribosome biogenesis factor YjgA has product MTDDWQENPAHEDEEIIYVSKSELKRDAQDMQKLAETMLNLSPANLQKLPLDGELARAVAEADKIRNKKGAFNRQLNYIGKLLRFGDADSIKMAIAKIENQHLLANQHFHQLEKMRDEIINQGDSKINQVIENNPVLERAKLRQLVRQAKKEASQGKPPKSARQIFQYLKENIPAKD; this is encoded by the coding sequence ATGACAGACGATTGGCAAGAAAACCCAGCGCATGAAGATGAAGAAATTATTTATGTAAGTAAGTCTGAGCTAAAACGTGATGCCCAAGACATGCAAAAACTGGCGGAAACCATGCTTAACCTGTCGCCCGCTAACTTACAAAAACTGCCTCTTGACGGCGAGCTCGCCAGAGCTGTTGCCGAAGCAGATAAAATTCGCAATAAAAAAGGCGCGTTTAATCGCCAGTTAAATTACATTGGTAAGTTATTACGATTTGGCGATGCTGATTCGATAAAAATGGCTATCGCAAAAATAGAAAATCAACACTTATTAGCTAATCAGCATTTTCATCAACTGGAAAAAATGCGTGATGAAATCATCAATCAAGGTGACAGTAAAATAAATCAAGTAATTGAAAATAATCCTGTGTTAGAGCGTGCGAAATTGCGTCAACTGGTACGTCAGGCGAAAAAAGAAGCAAGTCAGGGCAAACCGCCTAAATCAGCACGGCAAATTTTTCAGTATTTAAAAGAAAATATCCCAGCCAAAGATTAA
- the lptB gene encoding LPS export ABC transporter ATP-binding protein, translating to MAQLIANNLAKAYKKKQVVKNVSLSVDSGSIVGLLGPNGAGKTTTFYMIVGLVENDQGEVLIDDTNITYYPMHERARSGVGYLPQESSIFKKLTVTQNIFSILEMRKDINQQQKKDKLEELLEEFHITHIRDSEGMSLSGGERRRVEIARALAADPQFILLDEPFAGVDPISVIDIKRIITHLKERGLGVLITDHNVRETLDVCEKAYIVSQGQLIASGSPEQVLSNQQVRDVYLGEQFKL from the coding sequence ATGGCACAGTTAATTGCAAATAATTTGGCAAAAGCGTATAAAAAAAAGCAAGTCGTAAAAAATGTTTCTTTGTCTGTCGATTCTGGCAGCATTGTTGGCTTACTAGGGCCAAATGGGGCCGGTAAAACAACCACATTTTATATGATTGTTGGCTTGGTCGAAAATGACCAAGGCGAAGTATTAATAGACGATACCAATATCACCTATTACCCAATGCATGAACGTGCACGCTCAGGCGTTGGTTACTTGCCACAAGAATCATCTATTTTTAAAAAATTAACGGTTACCCAAAATATTTTTTCCATATTAGAAATGCGAAAAGATATAAACCAGCAGCAAAAGAAAGATAAACTAGAAGAGTTACTAGAAGAGTTTCATATTACCCATATCCGAGATAGTGAAGGTATGTCTTTATCCGGTGGTGAAAGGCGTAGAGTTGAAATAGCCAGAGCATTAGCCGCAGATCCACAGTTTATTTTATTAGATGAACCTTTTGCAGGGGTTGATCCTATTTCTGTAATTGATATAAAACGCATAATTACTCATTTAAAAGAAAGAGGCTTAGGCGTTTTAATTACCGATCATAATGTGAGAGAAACTTTGGATGTCTGCGAAAAAGCGTATATAGTGAGTCAAGGGCAACTTATTGCATCGGGCAGCCCAGAACAAGTGCTAAGCAACCAGCAAGTCCGAGATGTATATTTAGGCGAGCAGTTTAAATTATAA
- the rapZ gene encoding RNase adapter RapZ: MQQLVILSGRSGSGKSTALDQLEDAGFYCIDNIPIQLLPFLPEALKGKYTHVALNLDIRNLSDWQHDLAQIIAQLKASSDIIVVYMDASDRTLLKRYSETRRMHPLSITQASLSLDEAIKEEGELLSPIREISDLFIDSSELSIHDLNKIITNKVLNKKAGHLKLVFQSFGFKYGIPTDADYVFDARFLPNPHWDESLRPMTGLDKPVQAFLKNHDEVKGFINKITDCIESWLPMLEQNNRSYVTVAIGCTGGKHRSVYIAEELGWYFAASQSDVSIVHREQSKH; the protein is encoded by the coding sequence ATGCAACAGCTTGTCATATTATCCGGCCGTTCAGGCTCAGGAAAATCGACCGCGCTAGACCAACTAGAAGACGCTGGTTTTTATTGTATTGATAATATCCCAATACAATTATTGCCATTTTTACCTGAAGCATTAAAAGGTAAATATACACATGTTGCACTTAACCTAGATATCAGAAACTTATCAGACTGGCAGCATGATTTAGCTCAAATTATTGCTCAACTTAAAGCATCCAGTGATATTATTGTTGTTTACATGGATGCCAGCGACAGAACTTTGCTTAAACGCTATTCTGAAACTAGACGAATGCACCCTTTATCTATCACTCAAGCCAGTTTAAGTTTGGATGAAGCCATAAAAGAAGAAGGTGAGCTGTTAAGCCCAATTAGAGAAATAAGCGACCTTTTTATCGATAGTAGCGAACTTAGCATCCATGATTTAAATAAAATAATTACGAACAAAGTATTAAATAAAAAAGCAGGCCATTTAAAATTGGTTTTTCAATCTTTTGGCTTTAAATATGGTATTCCTACTGACGCTGATTATGTGTTTGACGCCCGCTTTTTACCTAATCCTCATTGGGATGAATCGCTCAGGCCCATGACCGGCTTAGATAAACCCGTCCAAGCATTTTTAAAAAATCATGATGAAGTCAAAGGCTTTATCAACAAAATCACTGACTGTATTGAATCTTGGCTACCTATGCTAGAACAAAATAATCGCAGCTATGTGACTGTAGCCATAGGCTGTACTGGCGGCAAGCATAGATCTGTCTATATTGCTGAAGAACTGGGCTGGTATTTTGCCGCATCACAATCAGACGTTTCTATTGTGCATCGTGAGCAATCTAAACACTAA
- a CDS encoding HPr family phosphocarrier protein, with the protein MNQASKTLFIKNKLGLHARAATQLVQLAQTYQSKIEITCEGKTASANSVMGLLLLSGATGCEIQVQCEGEDAAAALDAVENLINARFNEGE; encoded by the coding sequence ATGAACCAAGCCTCTAAAACGCTTTTTATTAAAAATAAATTAGGTTTACACGCTCGAGCTGCCACTCAGCTAGTGCAACTGGCTCAAACTTACCAAAGCAAAATTGAAATTACCTGCGAAGGTAAAACGGCTAGCGCCAACAGCGTGATGGGATTGTTATTATTATCTGGCGCAACAGGCTGTGAAATTCAAGTGCAATGTGAAGGCGAAGATGCAGCGGCAGCGCTTGATGCGGTCGAAAATTTAATAAACGCCAGATTTAATGAAGGCGAATAA